Part of the Phycisphaerales bacterium genome, TCATGAGATCGATGCGGTGCCGCGGGCTTCCCGATGACGAGCAACCATTCCCAGGAAGTTGCCCAGCATCGCGTGCCCCTGGGGCGTCAGATAACTCTCCGGGTGGAACTGCACGCCCTCGAGCGGGGCCTTGCTCGCGTCGGCCCAGATCCGACGCAGGCCCATGATCACGCGGCGGTGGTCGCCGCCTTCGAGCGTCTCGTCGGTCCACGCGGTAATCGCCCACGCGTCGGCACCATCGAGCGAGGCTCGGTCGTCACGCCGGGACACGACCAGCGAGTGGTACCGCGCTGCCTCGAAGGGGCTGGGCACGCCCGCGAACATGCCCGCGCCGTCGTGGTGCACAGGGCTGGTCCGGCCGTGCACGGGGATGGCATGGCGCTCGACGATCATGCCCGCCATTTGCGCCATCACCTGGCAGCCCAGGCACACGCCCAGCACGGGCACGGTTCCCGCGAACCGCTCGATGACCGCCGCCGACACGCCAGCTTCTGCCGGCGTGCACGGGCCGGGACTGATGACCACGCCCGTCGGTTCGAGTGCCACTGCCTGGTCGGCGGTGATCTCGTCGTTGCGAGCGACCACGAGCCCTTCGCCCGGCGCGAGGGTCTCGCCGCGCGCACCGGCGACCTCGCCCAGTCGTTGGACGAGGTTCCAGGTGAACGAGTCGTAGTTATCGATGAGCAGGATCAAGGCCCAAGGGTAGTGGACCCGCGGGCACGATCGATCACGCGGCCTTCGACTCTCCCGTTCCCGCCACGCCGTCGCGCGTCACGTAGAAGAGCTGGTCGGTGATGGGGTAGGGCAGCCGTTCGTAGTCCTGGCGGACGCGGTCCTGGATGCGCTGGACGAACTCGCCCGGCTCGCGCGAGAGGGCCACGAACATGTCGCGCGCGGGGATGGCCACCAGGAAGTCGCCGCCCAGCGACGGGGCCAGGCGGTGGTAGAGCTTGCCCAGCAGCAGGCGGGCGGCGTCGTAGCCGTCCTGCTCGGCCAGGATGGCCGCCATGCCACCCTCGCGGCTCTCGACGAGCTGCACGTCCATCTCGGGCGCGTACAGGTCGAGGTTCTCGCGGGCGATGTCCTCCAGCTCGTCGATGTCTACGCCCCATTGGACGAGCTGCTCGGTCGTGATGCTCACGGTCATCTGCGGAAGGTCGAGCACGTAGACCACCACGGCGCCGTTCACGAACGGCGTATGGGCCACCAGCCGGCGGCTGAGGCTCTCGAAGATGCTCTCGGGCTGGATGCGCGGCATGATCCGCGGCTTGGCGATGTCGAAGCTCATCGCGTTGACGTACATGAGGTCGCCCGCGAAGAGCTGCTCGAGGTAGTGCTCGACGATCTCCACGCCCCGCTGGGGGTCGTGGCTGACGATGCGGAAGAGGTTGATCAGGTCCAGCCGGCGGCCGGCGATGACCAGCTCGTCCTCGCGGATCGAGTCGATGGTCAGCTCGGGCTGGAGGCGGCGCAGGATCTGGGCCACCTCCTGGCTGAACTCGTTCGGATTGTCTGGCATCATCGTCATTCCCCCCGCATCCCTCGCTGCATCAGCCTTCGGATGGGACAAGATCAGCGCCACCGACACCGACCGGCGACCCGATCCACCAATCGGGTGGCCGTCCGCCCGGCAGAAGCCGCACGCCCGCCATGCGTCGTCTGCGACGCGCTCCGAGCCCCCCGCGCGGCGCAACCCCTACAGCCCGATGCCCGAGAACCGGGGGTGGCCGGGGAAGGGACCGGCGGGGCGTGCCGGGACCGGTCCTGACGGGGCGCCCCGGCCGGCTTGACCCCCGACCGGGCCCCGATTGCCCCAGGGGGCCGCCTGCGGGTAGAATCGCGCCACCCGAACGGTTCTCGGCCTTCCGCCCGTGGCGGTTGACTTGGGGCGGCGGGTGGTCAGACTTCCCCTCGCCCGTCGCGTTGGGGTGCCGCAAGGGGGGCGTTCGACCCCCGGGGACTGGAGGCTTACAGGTGACCGAAGCTGAAATCGAGTCGAAGGTGATCGACATCGTCGCCGAGCAGATGCACGCCGAGAAGGAAAAGATCAGCCGCGACACGAGCTTCGTGGAGGATCTGAACGCCGACAGCCTCGACACCGTCGAGCTGGTCATGGAGTTCGAGGACGAGTTCGAGACGTCCATCCCGGACGAACAGGCCGAGCAGATCAAGACGGTCGGCCAGGCCATCGACTTCATCAAGCAGGCCCACGGCATCGAGTAGGCCGCCGGGCGGCTCGGTCCGCCGGCGGCTCCACGCCATGGGGAGCCACGCCACGAACCAGCACAAGGTCGTCATCACCGGCGTCGGAGCCATCACCTGCATGGGCCCCGATCCTCAGTCGGCGTGGGCTGCCATGCGCGACGGCGTCTCGGGCATCACCCGGCTCGAGGGCGACGAGTTCAGCCGGTTCGACGGCCAGTGGAGCGCCCACGTTGCCGGTCAGGTCAAGGACTGGAACCCCGCGGACCACATCGACCCGCGGGAAGCCAAGCGGCTCGACCGATCGGCCCAGTTCGGCATGGCCGCCGTGTCCCAGGCCGTCAAGATGTCGGGCGTCGACTTCTCGGCCATGGAACCCGAGCGGGCGGGCGTCGCCTTCGGCACGGGCGTGGGTGGCATCTCGACCATCGAGGACGGCCACTCCATCCTGCTCGAACGCGGGCCCAAGCGGCTCGGCCCGCTGACGGTGCCAAAGCTGATGGTGAACGCCACGGCGGGCAACGTCTCGATCACCTACGGCCTGCGCGGTCCGGCGACGGCGATGGCAACGGCGTGCGCGAGCTCGGGCAACGCCATCGGCGAGGCGCTCGAGACCATGCGCCGCGGCCGCACCGACGTGATGATCTCCGGCGGCACCGAGGCGGCCATCACGCCCCTGTGCGTCGGCGCCTTCCAGGCCATGAAGGCCCTGAGCGGCAACAAGGAGCCCGCCGCTGCCAGCCGGCCCTTCGACGCCGAGCGAGACGGCTTCGTGTTGGCCGAGGGCGCAGCGGCATTCGTGCTCGAGACCGAGGCCTTCGCCAAGGCCCGCGGCGCGACGATCCTGGCCGAGCTCGTCGGCTGGGCGGCCAGCGCCGACGCCTACCACATCACCGCGCCCGACGAGGCCGGCCGCGGCGCCCGCCAGGCCATGACCTGGGCCCTCGAGGACGCGGGCCTGAAGCCGGCCGACATCGGCTACATCAACGCCCACGGCACCAGCACGCCCCTGGGCGACAGCGCCGAGGTCGCCGCCGTGCTCGACGTCTTCGGCGAACACGCCCGCAAGAGCAAGGGTGGCACGCTGCTCATGAGCTCGACCAAGAGCGTGCACGGCCACGCCCTGGGCGCGTCGGGCGCCGTCGAGCTCATCGGCTGCATCCACGCGCTGCGAGAGGGCTTGGTGCCCCCCACCATCAACCTGCACCAGCCCGAAGAGCACTTCGACATCGACCTCGTGCCCAACGAGGTCCGCAAGACGCCCATCCGCTACGCGATGAACAACACCTTCGGCTTCGGCGGCCACAACGTGAGCCTCATCGTCGGCCGCTACGACGGCTGACCCGCACGCCCCATCCCGACGCTCAAGTCGACCGCTCCGGCGGGCCGATGCCCTGTGCATGGCGCGAGACGTGAAGACCATCCTGAGCCTCGAGGTGCCCGTGGTGGTCGTGCTGGCCGAACGGACGATGACCGTGGGCGACGTGCTGGGCCTGCGGCCGGGCACGATCCTGGAGGTCGACAAGTCCGCCGAGGACGACCTCTCCCTGCGCGTCAACAACCGCGACGTGGGCTCGGGCACGGCCGTCAAGGTCGGCGAGAACTTCGGCCTGCGGATCGAGGCGATCGGCAGCCAGGAGAAGCGGGTGGAGGCGCTGGGGGCGTAGGCGGCGGCCCCGCGGCTCCGTCTCGGCCTGCAACGCGACGCCAAGCCGGCTGTACCGTGTGGTGTGAGAAGCACCGCCAAGACAGTCGTCGTTGCCGCAGCCGTCGTCGGTGGGCTGTGCGCATCTGCATATCCTGAGTCACCCGATACCTGCGAGCCCCAGCGGGTCATCTCGCCGCCGTCCATCGGCACCCCCGATTTCGGGCATGCCGTTGCGACCGACGGCACGCAGTGGTTCGTCGCAAGCTCGGATGCCAACACGCTGTGTTCCGGGCCGGCGATCTCGTGCAGCACCGGGGCGGTCTTCGTCTACGACGAGATCGACGGCCGGCTCGAGCTCGCGCAGACGATCGTGCCGCCGGACGCCGAGCTCTATGACAACTTCGGGCAGAGCGTGGACGTCGATAGCGGACGGCTCGTCGTCGGCTCGCTGTTCACGCGCAATCCAACTACGGACCAACGCACCGGAGCCGTGTTCGTGTACGAGCACGACGGCGTCGAGTGGGTCGAGGTCGATCGGGTCTGGCCGCCGCCGAGCGTGCCGGAAGAATTCGCGAAGCAGCTCGTGCTGCACGGTGAATCGCTAATCGTTACAACCCAGCGGGGTCGCTCGGCGGAGGTCTACGCGTGGGACACCGCACGCGGCTGGCTACACCTTCAGACGGTGACACAGCCCGATCCGGACGGCCCGGCGACCGGGTTCGGCGTGCAATGGGCCGCGCGCGACGACTGGTTCGCTACCGGTGCCTATCTCGACAAGCGCACGCGTCCGAACGGCGGCGCGCTGTTCATCTTTCGCCGTGAGGCAAGCGGGATGTTAGAACTGGTGCAGGAATTCGTGTCAGACGAATCGATGCGGCTGGGGTACACCGTCGACTTCCTCGACGACGTGCTGGTGGTTGGTGCTCCTCTAGCCACGCGGGCTGAGCAATACCAAGGCGCTGTACGCTTCTATTCGTTCGATGGCAGCGAGTGGGCATTCACCGGTGAACTCACCCACGAAGAGCCACGAGAAAATCGCCAGTTCGGGGCCCGCGTGCTTTCCCACGGCAACTCGTTGTACGTTCGGGCCCTTGATGAGCGAACACCCGTTTCGTACGGGATGGTGTATGGCTACGAGCGAGACGCAACGGGTAGTTGGGTCGCAGTAGACCGGTTCGTGCCCGAGTCGGCCCATTTCGCAGACTTGTACGGCTCGGGCATGGCCAGCAACGGTGCGAGCCTCCTCATCGGCGCACGGCACGACCGATCCGCCACTGGCGGCGTCGTTGGCGCCGCCTACTTCTTTGACCTCGCCTGCGGCGATTGCCAAGCCGACCTCGACGCCGACGGCTCCCTCACCATCTTCGACTTCCTAACTTTCCTAAACCTCTTCCAGGACGGCGACGCGCTCGCCGACTTCGACGGCGACGGCGAGCTGACGATCTTCGACTTCCTGGCATTCCAGACGGCGTTCGACGCGGGCTGCGGGTAGGCCGTTCACCCGCCGGGAATCGCCCCACCAGCCGGCAGCGGGCGCACGATCGTGAACTCGCCCGTGTTGATGTTCCAGCGGACGCTGGCGGCCGAGGCGGGCTGGGCGCTGCGCTTGTCGAAGACGACGACGGGGGCCATCGGGTCACCCGAGGCGATGATCAGGCCGCTGCGCGCGTCATAGTCGAGGCTGCGCGCCACCAGCTCGCGGTCGTCGGTCGCGGCGTACACGGCACCCTCGGCCCGGGCGCTGCGCAAGGTCGTGGCCGAGCGCGAGCGGTCGAGCCCCTCGAGCGTAATGGTGAGCTGCTCGCAGTCGAGGTCGAGCTGCGGCGCGTCGGGCTCGCTGCGGTGGCTGAGACGCACGCCGCGGTCGAGCACGAGCTGCTGGGCGGCGCGATCGAAGGACATCGAGCCCAGCCAGTCGACGAGCGCCTGCCCCGATCCGCCGCGCGCCAGGTCGGTGAACGAGCCACGGCCGCGCTCGGCCGTCGCGCCATCGTCCAGCGGCATCTCGTCGGGCTGCTCCAGGATGATGGCCCGTCCCTTCCCGAAGGCCTCGATGTTGCTCGTCGGCCCGTCGAGCTTGGCCTCGGGCACCATGAGCACGAGCGCCGACTTGAGCGTGCGGTCTTCGGGCGAAGTCCCGAGGAACCGGCGGGACTCGATGATGACCACCGCCCCCGGCGTGGGCTCGGCCTCGGCCCGCGCCCAGAGCAGCTCGCGCTGGCCCTCAGCGAATTGCGGGTCGAGCGCCTCGCTCGCGTCGCCGTCCGCCGGCACGCTGAAGGCAAGCTGGATGTTGGCCGCCGCGATGCGGTCTTCCTCGGTGCGGCCGTCGGTCAGGTTGATGCGCGCGTTGCCGTCGGCCTCGGCCCGGCCCTTCGCGTCGTCGAAGAGCATGAAGTTGTCCCAGCCCAGCGTGAGCGTGCTGGGGCGCGGGCGGTCCTCGCGCTGCAGCTCGTGCGTCAGCGTGCCGGGGCCAAAGACCTGGGCCTGCCCGTTCAGTGCGTCGAGGCGGATCTGCGGGCCGGCGATCTCGGTATCCGCGCGCGAGGCGGTGGCGATCGCGCCGTCGGCGGCCTCGATCTCGGCGTACTGGTCATCGGGCCGGATGAACACGCGCTCGCCGCGCGCCGTGACGCGGGCGCCCTGGGCGTCCCTCGCGCGCAGGTCGACGGCGCCCGTCAGCTCGGCCTCTTCAACCTCCGTGCGGAGCTTGGAGCCGTCCATGGTGGCGGTGAGCTTCGCGTCGAGGTTCGCAGACTCGAAGGTCGCGTCCTGGCCGCGCCCTTCGACGTTGCCGGTCGCGATCAGGCGACGGGGCAGCGAACGTTCCTGGCTCTGGTCGAGCTCGAACTGCAGCTCGATGCGGTCGCCTCGAAGGCTTCCGGTGCGGTCGCTGCTGGCCGTCGCGGGCTCGTTGGGCTCGCGGGTCATGACGAGTCGACGGATGAGCGGCTGGCTGGAGTCGGTATCGAAGAACTCGGCGTCGATGGTCTCGGCGTTCAGGCGTGCGTCCTGGGCCTGGCCGTTGACCTTGCCACGGAAGCTCGCGCTGCGGAGCGTGAGGCCCTCGCGCATGCCGTCGCGCGCGGGAGTGCGGCGGAAGTCCATGTCGGCGCGCTCGGCCCAGGCGATGCGGCCCTCCTGGTCTTCGCCCAGCGCGGTGAGCTGTCCGGGGCCGATCATCGACGCGGTCTCGGAGAGCAGGTCGAGCTCGACGCGGATGCCGCGGGCCTCGCCCGCGCCCGGCGCGGTGACGAACACGCTGTTGGCCGCCGGCCCGAGCAGGATGGCCCGCTGCGTCGTCGGGTAGTAGTCGATGGTGGCAGCGTGGCCGCGGGCGCCCATCTCGGCATCGGCAATCTGGACGAGCCCGCGCTCTGGCGCACTCAATCGGAGCGCCAGGTCGTCGCGCGCGAGTTCGCGCGGCTCGCCGGCCAGCGGGCGGGCGACGAGCGGGCCATCCCAGGTGAGCGTGATGGGCTCGCCGGGCGTCGCGCCTTCGGGCTGGTCTTGCTCGACGGCCGCGAGCAAGGCGGCCATGACGCGGGCGGTGGTGTCGAGGTGGCCGGCGGCGGTACGCGTCTCGAGCGGCGCGATGGCGCCGTCGGGCAGGCCGTTGTCGATGAGCCGCACCCACGCATCGAGCGCGTCGGCGTTGGTGGTCATCGTACCTCGCGTGATCACGACGTTCCCGCGGATCTGGAGCTGGTAGAACGTCTCGACGGGCGTGGCCGCCGGGCCCGGCGTCGCGGGCGAGGGCGTCTGCTGCGCGGGTTGCCCTGGCGCGGCACCTCCCGGCTGCGTCGCCGGCTGCTGCGCTTGCGGACGCTCGGGCTGGGCCGGCTCGGCCTGCTCAGGCCCGGACGACGAGGCCGGCGGCGTGAATGTCGCCGTGCCGCCGCGCGGGCTCTCGAGCCGCTCGAGCTGGCTGGTCACCTGGTTGCCGCGGATGTCCAGACCGTTGACCTCGAACACGAGGTCGTCGGCCGAGCCCACGACGGTCTCCTGCGTCGAGACGGTGCCCAGCTCGACGTTGAAGTCGAGCGCTGGGGTCTTGAACGTCGCGGCGGGCGTGGCCGCGTCGAGCACGGCGGGGCGGGTGTCGACGCCCGGCTCGTACACGCGGATGACGACGTCGCCGGTGAGCGTCCCACGCTCGGGCGGCTGGCTGCGCGCGGGCATGGCCAGGTCGCCCCGGTCGGCCATGACGTGCACGGTCTGGCCGGCCGACTGGTAAATCCACATGCGCGGCTCGGTGGCGATGTAGCCACGCGAGCCCTCGGGCGCCATCTGACCGGCGATCATGCGCGCCTGCGTGCGGCCGGGGTCTTCGCGGTCGACGAACGAGATGTCGACGTTGCGAGCGACCTGGTCGGCCCCACCACCGAGTTGCACGCCGCCCCCGGCGCCGACTGGCGGGAGGCCCTGTCCCTGCGGCCCCTGCTTCGGGCCGCCCGACCCGCTGGCGAACACGTACACGAGCACGCCCACGCCCACCGCGGCGATGGCGACGGCCAGCAGGATGCGTCTCGGGGCGTTGCCGCGCCGGCTCGGGCCGGTGGAGGTGTCAGGCATCACGAATCGTAGTGAGCTAAGCGTACAGGGCCATGACGTGATCGAGCTTGTCTTGGGCGCGCAGGATGGCCCAGATGGCTTCCCGCACCGCGCCGTGCCCGCCCTTGGCCTCGGTCGTCAGCAGGCACAGGTCCTTGATGCCCCGGTCGGCATCGCCCACGGCGATTGGGCAGCCCACCGTGTGCATCGCGCGGAGGTCCGACAGGTCGTCGCCGACGAAGGCCACCTGGTCGATGCTCAGGCCTTCGGACTTGGCCAGTTCCAAGACCGTGGCACGCTTGTCGGTCACGCTATCGAACAGGTAGGCGATGCCCAGGTCCTTGGCCCGCCGCCGGACGGACCGGGCCGGGCGGGCGGTGACGATGGCCGTGGCGTAGCCCAGCCGGTGCCAGGCCGTGATGCCCTGGCCGTCGTGCACACAGAAGCGGCGGGTCTCGACGTTGTCCTCGTTGAGGTACAGCCCGCCGTCCGTGAGGGTGCCGTCGACGTCGAGGCAGAGCAGCCGGACCCCGGCGGCCTTTTCGCGGAAGGCCTTGGGCAGGTCGGAGGGCGGCTTCGTCGAGTCTGTCGACCTGGGCTGGCTCATGCGTGGGGTCGGTCCTTGGTCGGGCGCGGGGCGGCGTTGGGCGTATGGTTACCGCCCGGTGCCAACGGTATGGTTGGTGCGCGGTCGGCAGGGATCACGCGGACGGGATTTCGCACTCCGGAGGCTCGAGATGTCGTGGATCAAGCTCGCCGAACGCGTGGACAGCCTCGAGGGTTCGGCGACGGTGGCCGTGGCGACCCGGGCCAAGGCGCTCAAGGCCCAGGGCAAGGACGTCGTCAGCTTCGGCGCCGGAGAGCCCGACTTCGATACGCCCGAGGTCATCAAGCAGGCCGCCATCGAGGCGCTCCAGGCCGGCAAGACCAAGTACGAAGCGGCCCCAGGCCCCGAGCCCGCGCGGCAGGCCATCGCCAAGAAGCTGCAGGCCGACAACGGGCTTGAGGTCGACGCCAAGGGCGTGGTCATCGTGTCGGGCGCCAAGGCGGCGTTCTTCCAGGCGTGCTTCGCCCTGCTGGGCGACATGGCCCCCGACGGCCAGCCCTGGGAGGTCATCGTCCCCACGCCGGCGTGGGTGAGCTACGAGCCGATCGTCAAGATGTGCGGCGGGTCGGTGGTCGAGGTCGACCTGAAGCCCGAGGACGGCTTCGTGCTCAGGCCCGAAGCGCTGCGCAAGGCCGTCACCGCGCGCACGCGCATGGTCATCGTCAATACGCCCAGCAATCCGTGCGGGGCCGTCTATTCGCGCGAGGCCCTCGCCCAGCTGGCCGAGGTGCTGGGCGACGCCGTGCGTGCGATCGCGCCCAACCTGGTCGTCGTGACCGACGAGATCTACGAGAAGCTGGTGTTCGACGGGCTCGAGCACGCGTCGATCGGAGCGATGGCGCCCGTCAAGGATCGCACGCTGACGATCAACGCGCTCAGCAAGAGCTACGCCATGACGGGCTGGCGCGTGGGCTACGCGGCGGCGACCGGAGATCTGGCCGCCGAACTCATCCCAGCGATGGCGCGCATCCAGGCGCAGACCATCACGAACATCACCTCGTTCCTGTATCCGGCGATCTCGACGGCATTCGATCGATCGGCCGACGACATCGAGCGCTTCCGCTGCACGTTCGAGGCGCGCCGGGATCTGGTCATGGAGTTGCTCGGGGGCGTCGACGGCATCGAGACCGCCCGGCCCCAGGGTGCGATGTACGCCTTCCCGCGCGTCGCCGGGCACTACGGCAAGACGAGCAAGGGCGGGGCGAAGGTGAGCGACTCGTTGAGCTTCTGCGAGGCGCTGCTCGAGGAGCAGGGCGTGGCGATGGTGCCCGGCGGGGCGTTCGGCGGGCGCGGCGACGAGCACGTCCGCATCAGCTACGCGTGCTCGGACGCGGATATCCGCAAG contains:
- a CDS encoding pyridoxal phosphate-dependent aminotransferase; translation: MSWIKLAERVDSLEGSATVAVATRAKALKAQGKDVVSFGAGEPDFDTPEVIKQAAIEALQAGKTKYEAAPGPEPARQAIAKKLQADNGLEVDAKGVVIVSGAKAAFFQACFALLGDMAPDGQPWEVIVPTPAWVSYEPIVKMCGGSVVEVDLKPEDGFVLRPEALRKAVTARTRMVIVNTPSNPCGAVYSREALAQLAEVLGDAVRAIAPNLVVVTDEIYEKLVFDGLEHASIGAMAPVKDRTLTINALSKSYAMTGWRVGYAAATGDLAAELIPAMARIQAQTITNITSFLYPAISTAFDRSADDIERFRCTFEARRDLVMELLGGVDGIETARPQGAMYAFPRVAGHYGKTSKGGAKVSDSLSFCEALLEEQGVAMVPGGAFGGRGDEHVRISYACSDADIRKGIERLGAFVSGLR
- a CDS encoding DUF1444 family protein — its product is MTMMPDNPNEFSQEVAQILRRLQPELTIDSIREDELVIAGRRLDLINLFRIVSHDPQRGVEIVEHYLEQLFAGDLMYVNAMSFDIAKPRIMPRIQPESIFESLSRRLVAHTPFVNGAVVVYVLDLPQMTVSITTEQLVQWGVDIDELEDIARENLDLYAPEMDVQLVESREGGMAAILAEQDGYDAARLLLGKLYHRLAPSLGGDFLVAIPARDMFVALSREPGEFVQRIQDRVRQDYERLPYPITDQLFYVTRDGVAGTGESKAA
- a CDS encoding FliM/FliN family flagellar motor C-terminal domain-containing protein, yielding MARDVKTILSLEVPVVVVLAERTMTVGDVLGLRPGTILEVDKSAEDDLSLRVNNRDVGSGTAVKVGENFGLRIEAIGSQEKRVEALGA
- a CDS encoding HAD hydrolase family protein — protein: MSQPRSTDSTKPPSDLPKAFREKAAGVRLLCLDVDGTLTDGGLYLNEDNVETRRFCVHDGQGITAWHRLGYATAIVTARPARSVRRRAKDLGIAYLFDSVTDKRATVLELAKSEGLSIDQVAFVGDDLSDLRAMHTVGCPIAVGDADRGIKDLCLLTTEAKGGHGAVREAIWAILRAQDKLDHVMALYA
- a CDS encoding aminodeoxychorismate/anthranilate synthase component II codes for the protein MILLIDNYDSFTWNLVQRLGEVAGARGETLAPGEGLVVARNDEITADQAVALEPTGVVISPGPCTPAEAGVSAAVIERFAGTVPVLGVCLGCQVMAQMAGMIVERHAIPVHGRTSPVHHDGAGMFAGVPSPFEAARYHSLVVSRRDDRASLDGADAWAITAWTDETLEGGDHRRVIMGLRRIWADASKAPLEGVQFHPESYLTPQGHAMLGNFLGMVARHREARGTASIS
- a CDS encoding GC-type dockerin domain-anchored protein, producing the protein MRSTAKTVVVAAAVVGGLCASAYPESPDTCEPQRVISPPSIGTPDFGHAVATDGTQWFVASSDANTLCSGPAISCSTGAVFVYDEIDGRLELAQTIVPPDAELYDNFGQSVDVDSGRLVVGSLFTRNPTTDQRTGAVFVYEHDGVEWVEVDRVWPPPSVPEEFAKQLVLHGESLIVTTQRGRSAEVYAWDTARGWLHLQTVTQPDPDGPATGFGVQWAARDDWFATGAYLDKRTRPNGGALFIFRREASGMLELVQEFVSDESMRLGYTVDFLDDVLVVGAPLATRAEQYQGAVRFYSFDGSEWAFTGELTHEEPRENRQFGARVLSHGNSLYVRALDERTPVSYGMVYGYERDATGSWVAVDRFVPESAHFADLYGSGMASNGASLLIGARHDRSATGGVVGAAYFFDLACGDCQADLDADGSLTIFDFLTFLNLFQDGDALADFDGDGELTIFDFLAFQTAFDAGCG
- the fabF gene encoding beta-ketoacyl-ACP synthase II; translation: MGSHATNQHKVVITGVGAITCMGPDPQSAWAAMRDGVSGITRLEGDEFSRFDGQWSAHVAGQVKDWNPADHIDPREAKRLDRSAQFGMAAVSQAVKMSGVDFSAMEPERAGVAFGTGVGGISTIEDGHSILLERGPKRLGPLTVPKLMVNATAGNVSITYGLRGPATAMATACASSGNAIGEALETMRRGRTDVMISGGTEAAITPLCVGAFQAMKALSGNKEPAAASRPFDAERDGFVLAEGAAAFVLETEAFAKARGATILAELVGWAASADAYHITAPDEAGRGARQAMTWALEDAGLKPADIGYINAHGTSTPLGDSAEVAAVLDVFGEHARKSKGGTLLMSSTKSVHGHALGASGAVELIGCIHALREGLVPPTINLHQPEEHFDIDLVPNEVRKTPIRYAMNNTFGFGGHNVSLIVGRYDG
- the acpP gene encoding acyl carrier protein; the encoded protein is MTEAEIESKVIDIVAEQMHAEKEKISRDTSFVEDLNADSLDTVELVMEFEDEFETSIPDEQAEQIKTVGQAIDFIKQAHGIE